From a single Lactococcus allomyrinae genomic region:
- a CDS encoding glycosyltransferase — protein sequence MKIMTYLSMGLLLYPLLAAIAYTIGGYVYHRSYKGKIKTFYHFKPEEEPLVTIMVPAHNEEVVIEDTLNYLAHGLNYHNYEILVIDDASTDLTVSIVQRMKLRIPNLRLIQITENHGKAHAFNIGMGFAKGEYVLSNDADTTPEPDAIWKYVNYFVGNRYQNTGAVTANMGTQNRNGLLEKSTTVEFASIMGLIKRAQQGTLGSVYAFNGANTMYRKAAALDVGGFRQDRATEDISIAWDMQYNGWRAIFAPEILFYMNIPDNGQDFYHQRLRWAMGGTESFIDNFRRIFRHPIKNINKVIMLIDQFSSITWCLYYFLTTITMLVDVVLFMVIGEYSSASYTFQSFVIFLSFMVVFGLSQLILALVLDDSGKKMKYLLFAPLYLLFFWQINVITVVNTIFLAIKNTTSYDAKGNWKSPTRVKINKDETDN from the coding sequence ATGAAAATTATGACCTATTTGTCCATGGGACTGCTTTTGTATCCCTTGCTTGCAGCGATTGCTTATACGATTGGTGGTTATGTTTATCATCGTTCCTATAAAGGAAAAATTAAAACATTTTATCATTTTAAACCTGAAGAAGAACCATTAGTTACGATTATGGTTCCTGCGCACAATGAAGAAGTTGTCATAGAAGACACTTTGAACTATCTAGCGCATGGACTTAATTATCATAACTACGAGATTCTTGTGATTGATGATGCCTCGACAGATTTGACAGTGAGTATTGTCCAGCGGATGAAGCTCCGTATTCCCAATCTTCGATTAATCCAAATTACTGAAAATCATGGGAAGGCTCACGCTTTCAATATTGGGATGGGGTTTGCTAAAGGTGAGTATGTTTTGTCCAATGATGCTGACACGACACCTGAACCGGATGCCATATGGAAATATGTTAATTATTTCGTTGGAAATCGTTATCAAAATACAGGTGCAGTCACAGCAAACATGGGAACACAGAATCGTAATGGACTACTAGAAAAATCAACTACAGTTGAGTTTGCATCAATCATGGGATTGATTAAAAGAGCGCAACAAGGAACATTAGGTTCTGTCTATGCTTTTAATGGTGCTAATACCATGTACCGTAAAGCTGCGGCACTTGACGTAGGTGGTTTTAGACAAGACCGCGCAACAGAAGATATTTCGATTGCATGGGATATGCAGTATAATGGTTGGCGCGCGATATTTGCTCCTGAAATCTTATTTTATATGAATATTCCGGATAACGGACAAGATTTTTATCATCAACGATTACGGTGGGCAATGGGAGGAACAGAGTCATTTATTGATAACTTTAGACGTATCTTTCGTCATCCGATTAAAAATATTAATAAAGTGATTATGTTGATTGACCAATTTTCATCAATTACTTGGTGTTTGTATTATTTTCTGACCACGATTACGATGCTGGTAGATGTGGTACTCTTTATGGTTATTGGTGAGTATAGTTCTGCGAGTTATACTTTCCAAAGTTTTGTCATCTTTCTTTCGTTTATGGTTGTTTTTGGTTTGAGTCAGCTTATTTTAGCACTTGTGTTGGATGATTCGGGGAAAAAGATGAAATATCTTTTATTTGCACCATTATACCTTTTGTTTTTTTGGCAAATTAATGTCATAACAGTGGTGAATACAATCTTTCTTGCGATTAAAAATACGACCAGCTACGATGCAAAAGGAAACTGGAAATCTCCGACTCGTGTGAAAATAAATAAAGATGAAACGGACAATTAG
- a CDS encoding GNAT family N-acetyltransferase: MTEITYNRVVPSDIDVVMHIEKLDFAENEALSVASMVERIELISDSFIVARNTEGRVVGYITGPVTESRYLSDECFEHSEPNPNSGGFQKIISLAIDPDYQGLGIATKLLILLEEEARAKQRAGISLTCHDYLIDYYEKHGFKNEGLSESKFGGDTWYNMVMEF; this comes from the coding sequence ATGACTGAAATTACTTATAATCGTGTCGTTCCTAGCGATATTGACGTTGTGATGCATATTGAAAAACTTGATTTTGCCGAAAACGAGGCACTCTCTGTAGCGTCTATGGTTGAGCGGATTGAGTTGATTTCTGATAGTTTTATTGTTGCCAGAAATACTGAGGGTCGGGTGGTCGGATATATTACTGGTCCTGTAACTGAAAGTCGCTATTTGAGTGATGAGTGTTTTGAACATTCTGAGCCAAATCCCAATAGTGGTGGGTTTCAAAAAATTATCAGCCTTGCAATTGACCCTGACTATCAAGGTTTGGGGATTGCCACTAAGCTTCTCATTCTTTTAGAGGAGGAAGCAAGAGCTAAACAACGCGCTGGAATCAGCTTGACCTGTCATGATTACTTGATTGATTACTATGAAAAGCATGGGTTCAAGAATGAAGGACTTTCCGAATCAAAATTTGGTGGAGATACTTGGTACAATATGGTAATGGAATTTTGA
- a CDS encoding DUF1048 domain-containing protein has translation MALGDKIFGELAEKKEWNALQKRAKALPADFYKTYKAIQKYLFNMGLSDWRIFYEILDLLELASLDGQTVKEVIGTDVAAFADNFIDDKKQDWHEKYRHELNQYFNQNQR, from the coding sequence TTGGCATTAGGAGATAAAATTTTTGGTGAACTCGCCGAGAAAAAAGAGTGGAATGCTCTGCAAAAAAGAGCAAAAGCACTTCCAGCAGATTTTTATAAAACTTACAAAGCAATCCAGAAGTACTTATTTAATATGGGGCTTTCTGACTGGCGCATTTTTTATGAAATCCTTGACTTACTAGAGCTTGCCAGCTTAGACGGACAGACTGTCAAAGAGGTCATTGGCACAGATGTCGCTGCTTTTGCAGATAACTTCATTGACGATAAAAAACAAGACTGGCATGAAAAATATCGCCACGAATTAAATCAATATTTTAATCAAAATCAGCGCTGA
- a CDS encoding DUF1048 domain-containing protein gives MTENRTLIDRMLGLEEKREWHEFEKRAKALGDDYYADYNAMKKYIWISGVEKWKDFKFIFDHVLDLLEEVAIDGRKVTSITGPDVATFLDEMVEHKGWEDKQKDKLNKIMHEK, from the coding sequence ATGACAGAAAACAGAACTCTGATTGACCGAATGCTCGGACTTGAGGAAAAACGGGAATGGCATGAGTTTGAAAAGCGTGCGAAAGCCCTTGGAGACGATTACTACGCAGACTATAATGCGATGAAAAAATACATCTGGATCTCTGGCGTTGAAAAATGGAAAGACTTCAAATTTATCTTTGACCACGTTCTTGATTTGCTTGAAGAAGTCGCAATTGATGGGCGCAAAGTCACGTCAATCACAGGACCAGATGTCGCCACTTTTCTTGATGAAATGGTGGAGCATAAAGGCTGGGAGGACAAGCAAAAAGACAAATTAAATAAAATAATGCACGAGAAATAG
- a CDS encoding PadR family transcriptional regulator: MNNITEMLKGVLEGCVLEIIGQGETYGYEITQKLRAIGFDDVVEGTVYTITMRLEKKNLVTIEKKSSTMGPPRKWYTLSTTGQQERQSFWEKWEFISAKLEDLKK; encoded by the coding sequence ATGAATAATATCACAGAGATGCTCAAAGGTGTTCTTGAAGGTTGTGTCCTTGAAATCATCGGACAGGGCGAAACTTATGGTTATGAAATCACGCAAAAACTGCGTGCGATCGGTTTTGATGATGTCGTGGAAGGAACGGTCTATACGATTACTATGCGACTAGAAAAGAAAAATCTCGTCACTATCGAGAAAAAATCTTCAACAATGGGACCACCAAGAAAATGGTACACCCTAAGTACAACAGGGCAGCAAGAGCGGCAAAGTTTTTGGGAAAAATGGGAATTTATCTCAGCAAAACTGGAGGATTTGAAAAAATGA
- a CDS encoding pyridoxamine 5'-phosphate oxidase family protein: protein MYFKRFAQLFVIFLIAVGIFSMILEGNFGTFWLRFILGLIVAYAVLTLPLVILTIAKANKKANIVGTKRTEGELAEILQKLPGYVALSVQSGDGNTATTIMSFVQSQHLENVLYMVSDKATRKVAVMKQQPAVSFTTWFDTLESGGRLSSNQAITEIIEGESAAKVVKDEPNILSLHENAVNMSIIKLTIQSALYENFKDGLKVLDFEK, encoded by the coding sequence ATGTATTTTAAACGTTTTGCCCAACTTTTCGTTATTTTTTTGATTGCAGTCGGCATTTTTTCGATGATTTTGGAAGGAAATTTTGGTACATTTTGGCTAAGATTTATTTTGGGACTCATTGTAGCTTACGCTGTGCTGACACTTCCTTTGGTCATATTAACCATTGCAAAAGCGAATAAAAAAGCCAATATCGTGGGAACCAAGCGAACAGAGGGTGAGCTTGCTGAAATTTTACAGAAGCTGCCAGGCTATGTAGCATTATCTGTTCAGTCTGGCGATGGAAATACAGCGACAACAATTATGAGTTTTGTGCAATCTCAACATTTAGAAAATGTGCTGTATATGGTTTCTGACAAAGCGACACGTAAAGTTGCTGTGATGAAACAGCAACCTGCAGTTAGCTTCACAACTTGGTTTGACACACTAGAATCAGGTGGGCGTCTATCATCCAATCAAGCAATTACTGAAATTATCGAGGGAGAGTCTGCTGCTAAAGTCGTTAAGGATGAACCAAATATCTTATCTCTCCATGAAAATGCAGTAAATATGTCCATCATTAAGTTGACGATTCAATCTGCTTTGTATGAGAATTTCAAAGATGGGTTGAAAGTCTTAGATTTTGAAAAATAA
- a CDS encoding PIN/TRAM domain-containing protein — MRRWIIHLVMTIVGASLGIAALPALWKLFGWNKGILQYEVVDGVIGAIIFIILSFVLAGSMLKGLKKIDSKISKMNMSKMVFNIIGIILGLLVGVLASIPLTLLNVPILSNIISFLLVLIMIYLGYSLFDKRGDEITKVLFRKRREILAPEVTDDKPVSADRSILLDTSSVIDGRILDVLKTGFISDKIIVPNFVILELQLISDSSDPLKRAKGRRGLDLVNELTKFDNVEISQTDFKEVREVDTKLLKYAAATHAKLITNDFNLNKVAEIQGVQVLNINDLANAVKTQLVVGEQIKVQIIRAGSERQQGVAYLPDGTMIVIEDTAKMIDKTVTVEVAKVLQTSAGRMIFADLVQD, encoded by the coding sequence ATGCGTCGTTGGATTATTCATCTTGTCATGACAATCGTTGGGGCATCGCTAGGAATTGCTGCTCTACCCGCGCTATGGAAATTGTTCGGATGGAATAAAGGAATTTTACAGTACGAAGTTGTTGACGGTGTGATTGGTGCAATTATTTTTATTATTCTTTCATTTGTTTTGGCCGGCTCAATGCTTAAGGGATTAAAGAAAATTGATTCTAAGATTTCAAAAATGAATATGTCAAAAATGGTATTCAATATCATTGGGATTATTTTAGGGCTTTTAGTAGGTGTTCTTGCTAGTATTCCATTGACTTTGCTAAATGTACCAATTTTGAGTAACATTATTTCATTTTTGCTCGTTTTGATTATGATTTATCTTGGTTATTCCTTATTTGATAAACGAGGGGATGAGATTACAAAAGTTCTGTTCCGTAAGCGTCGTGAAATTTTGGCTCCAGAAGTTACTGACGATAAGCCTGTCAGTGCTGACAGAAGTATTCTACTAGATACTAGCTCGGTTATTGACGGTCGAATCTTAGATGTGCTTAAAACAGGATTTATTTCGGATAAGATTATTGTGCCTAATTTTGTGATTTTGGAGTTACAGTTAATTTCTGATAGCTCTGATCCGCTGAAACGTGCTAAAGGACGTCGAGGGTTAGATTTGGTCAATGAATTAACCAAATTTGACAATGTTGAGATTTCTCAAACAGACTTCAAAGAGGTGCGAGAAGTGGATACTAAATTGCTTAAATACGCAGCTGCTACTCATGCAAAATTGATTACAAATGACTTTAACCTTAATAAAGTTGCAGAGATTCAAGGGGTTCAGGTGCTGAATATCAATGATCTGGCAAATGCGGTTAAAACTCAGCTAGTAGTTGGAGAGCAAATCAAAGTACAGATTATTCGTGCGGGGTCGGAACGTCAGCAAGGGGTCGCTTACTTACCAGACGGGACAATGATTGTCATTGAGGATACAGCGAAAATGATTGATAAAACAGTCACTGTCGAAGTTGCAAAAGTGCTACAAACAAGTGCAGGACGAATGATTTTTGCTGATTTAGTGCAGGATTGA
- a CDS encoding DUF916 and DUF3324 domain-containing protein — translation MKIFKIILSSIVALLLFVVGGHTVFAGTMNFSITPVLPSNQARAGEGYFDLLMKPNAKQTIEVQVQNTSAKQITVDTIVSQAATNSNGVVEYQPNSIKADATLKYKLTDYVKAPAKTVIPAGKTVNVKIDVTMPEGATSGYMAGGLTFKQDASELKQDKSKSSMAVNNEYQYVIALLMRQSTATIAPKLQLNGVTPTQVGARNVITTNLQNTSTGFLNYMNVNATVTGISNKKLKYDYANAQMQMAPNSNFNLPIPVSMTGIAQDGKYSKPMEAGKYKLHLTVYGQKDANGQYETTVNGKKIRYAYRWEFDRDFEITANQAKKLNAKDVTIKHDKPLNIWWLIAGALALVLVLILVFVLLAKRRKKAEEEENEKAELQARLAEMEDKLKKSVSESESEDKE, via the coding sequence ATGAAAATCTTTAAGATAATTTTATCAAGTATCGTTGCTCTTTTGCTTTTTGTTGTGGGTGGTCATACTGTATTTGCAGGGACGATGAATTTTTCAATTACTCCTGTTTTGCCATCTAATCAGGCAAGGGCAGGTGAGGGGTATTTTGACTTGTTGATGAAACCTAACGCAAAACAAACGATTGAAGTTCAGGTTCAAAATACAAGTGCGAAACAGATTACGGTGGATACAATTGTTTCACAAGCAGCGACTAATAGTAATGGTGTGGTAGAATATCAGCCAAATAGTATTAAAGCTGATGCGACACTTAAATATAAGTTGACAGACTATGTTAAAGCACCTGCAAAGACAGTGATTCCTGCTGGAAAAACGGTAAACGTCAAGATTGATGTGACGATGCCTGAGGGAGCGACATCTGGCTATATGGCTGGTGGGTTGACTTTTAAGCAAGATGCAAGCGAGCTGAAACAAGATAAATCAAAAAGTTCAATGGCAGTCAATAATGAATATCAATATGTTATTGCATTATTGATGCGCCAATCTACAGCGACGATAGCACCTAAATTACAACTGAATGGTGTGACCCCTACTCAAGTTGGGGCACGTAATGTTATCACGACCAATCTCCAAAATACATCAACAGGCTTTTTAAACTATATGAATGTTAATGCGACAGTCACAGGAATTAGTAATAAAAAGCTTAAATATGATTACGCTAATGCTCAAATGCAGATGGCACCTAACTCAAATTTTAATCTTCCGATTCCAGTGTCAATGACAGGGATTGCTCAAGATGGCAAATACTCAAAACCAATGGAGGCAGGAAAGTATAAGCTACATTTGACTGTTTATGGTCAAAAGGATGCTAATGGTCAATATGAAACAACGGTAAATGGTAAGAAAATACGTTATGCTTATCGCTGGGAGTTTGATAGAGATTTTGAGATTACAGCGAACCAAGCTAAGAAATTGAATGCTAAGGACGTAACGATTAAGCATGATAAACCATTAAATATCTGGTGGTTAATTGCTGGTGCGCTAGCATTGGTACTTGTGCTGATTCTTGTTTTTGTTCTTTTAGCGAAACGCCGCAAAAAAGCAGAAGAAGAGGAAAATGAAAAAGCTGAACTCCAAGCTCGACTGGCTGAAATGGAAGATAAATTGAAAAAATCCGTTAGTGAGAGCGAATCTGAGGATAAAGAGTAA
- a CDS encoding WxL domain-containing protein, giving the protein MKKETLLVAGSTLAAATLLFAAGTTSTAHAATALGSSNTTGVVEFGQATIPPVQPPTTGGPDDPTTDPENPGTPTDPTDPTNPETPGIPDEPFTPVDPGTGLALSFAPNLNFGHHPVDYQKANDYSAYGLVYGVANSTGDATYTAGVPYLQVFDGRGLTNGTWSVTVEQSTQFTSSAGSLTGAKINFNKDGGDNVVTPAGSVAPDGVVGITSLTPTNEGGGAQVIFSADTAGTGTGINLLDFGKADGSTLVADQSTGASKTSPVDDGTGHQSWNTDNFLDSAKTLPGKLSPTVTLNVPAGSAKVAQYNTTLTWSLYDTPSSATLS; this is encoded by the coding sequence ATGAAAAAAGAAACATTATTGGTTGCAGGAAGCACTCTTGCCGCAGCTACTCTGCTCTTTGCAGCAGGTACAACATCAACAGCTCATGCTGCAACAGCACTAGGCTCAAGTAATACTACAGGTGTAGTTGAATTTGGACAAGCGACAATTCCACCAGTTCAACCACCAACAACAGGTGGACCTGATGATCCAACAACAGATCCAGAAAATCCAGGAACACCAACAGATCCAACAGACCCAACAAATCCTGAAACTCCTGGTATCCCAGATGAACCTTTCACACCTGTTGACCCAGGTACAGGTCTTGCACTTAGCTTTGCACCTAACCTCAACTTTGGTCATCACCCAGTGGACTACCAAAAGGCAAATGATTACTCTGCTTATGGTTTAGTTTACGGTGTTGCAAACTCAACTGGTGATGCAACTTATACAGCAGGTGTGCCTTACCTCCAAGTCTTTGATGGACGTGGTTTGACAAATGGTACTTGGTCTGTAACTGTTGAACAATCTACTCAATTTACATCTTCAGCTGGTAGCCTGACTGGTGCAAAAATTAACTTCAATAAAGATGGTGGTGACAATGTTGTGACACCTGCTGGTTCAGTTGCTCCAGATGGTGTTGTAGGAATCACATCTTTGACACCTACAAATGAAGGTGGTGGTGCTCAAGTTATCTTTAGTGCAGATACTGCTGGTACAGGTACTGGTATCAACTTGCTTGACTTTGGTAAAGCTGATGGTTCTACACTTGTTGCTGACCAATCAACTGGCGCTTCTAAAACAAGTCCAGTAGATGATGGTACAGGACATCAAAGCTGGAATACAGATAACTTCTTGGACAGTGCTAAAACACTTCCAGGTAAACTTAGCCCAACGGTAACATTGAATGTTCCTGCTGGTTCAGCTAAGGTTGCCCAATATAACACAACTTTGACTTGGTCACTCTATGACACTCCAAGTTCAGCAACACTCAGCTAA